The nucleotide sequence GCATCCCGTGCAGCTCACGATCTTCCTCCTAATCAGTTGGGAACAAGCAAGCCTGGAGATGATGCCAGTGTAGTGTCTTTAAAGATCATCATCAGTGATGACAAAGATGAGGAATCCTCCAGTGACCCAGCCCTAAGTCAAGCAGTTTCCAGTATTTCTGGAGAAAAAATACCCACCATCTACCTGTCCTCACCAGATAAGTCACCTGGGGTGCCTGGCACACCAAGGATCTTTTCAGATGAGGTTGCACAGGCTGTGAGTGGTCTACAAACATCAGAGGGACAGGTAAATCCTCTGGGAAGTATGTCTGGGACTTTAGTAGCATCCCCATTAACTGGGGCACAACAAGTTCAGCAGAACTATATTATTCAGTTACCCCTGGACACCACCGTGCCTGCTGTCCAAGGAGCTCCTGCCAGCTACATCCTTGTGACTGAAACACCAAATACCAATGCTGCAACACGGCAGGTGCTCCTGTCTGCTGGTGTGTCAAAGGGGCCTTCACCTTTCAGCCAGTATGGTGTCCCTGCACAAGCTAGCTCTCCAAGCTATACCGCAggtaagaaaaaaacagcaaatttgATGCACCTCTCTAAAAGAATTTAGAGCCAGCAGAAATTCTGGCAGAGGACATTAAGGGTTGCAATTTTACAGTGTTATGAGTTAGGTTAATACCATTGGGGGGCTTATTTTATATTGTCATTATTGAAGCGATGATGtttttaaactggttctttatGTGCAGGATCGACATTCATCCTACCATCACCAGCTAAGCCAGTGATGCTTCCCGTGTCTGTTATGGGCCAGAATGCCATGGGGCCAGTCCAGATGGTGCATAGTCAGGTAATACAATGTGAACACACAGTTctgctttttccttcttttccagaAGCAGAACCCACTGCTGTTGCTAAAAGCTTTCCTTCAAGATTTGCAGTAGTAAACTGTTCCAAACTAGAATATTCAACCAAGTGGATTATTTCATATCTTAAACAATATCACACACATTTGGTTTCAAAGTGAATAACTCCTTGAACACACTTTAAGTTTGTATTCTCACTATTTCTAAGCTTTAGAGACTCAGCATCAAATGTGTGGACATCATTTCTGACCCAACAGGCTTTTGGAACAGAGGAGTTTGAGCTGTACTTACTGTAAACTAATTGAGGATTGAGGTTTATTTAAAGGTCCTAAACAGCAAAACCTATGAGCAgtgtcttattttttttaacagtttgtCACAATACAAAATGCTGTTCCAGTACAGCCACCAGTCAGTGTGAGCTCCAACTCTCCCACAGTGTCAGTCCCGTTTTCTACTACTGGTAAGTTCTAACATGTATAGTAATAAAATAACTCCCCTGCCACACATTTAAAGGTGGACTATGACATTCAAGTCACCTGACTGTTCAGTCTTGGTTGCGAGTTCAATTCCCTTCTCTCAGAATGTGTGGCAGCATGGAGACAGCAGGTAGACTTTGTCATTATCAGTCTTTTTAGTGAGGAATTTGAGTCATTTATAACGGTGATATCCTCACACAGTTATCGGAGAATGTCCTTTTGACAGACTTTAATTTGCTCCTCTGGATTTCAGGCACCGAGCAAGTTGACACATCTGCTAAACCTCTGGCGGCTGAAAACAAGGGCCAGCAGAAGGTGCCAGCAGGAACTAAACATAAGAGAATTTTGTGTTTTGAGTCTTCTGGTGAAGATCGGccacaaaaaaacacaatctCCACCTTACCTCCATCTTCGAATACTCCAATATCACAATCATCTCTGCAGCCTAAGAAAGACATTGTGCATGTCACTCGTACCAGGCCCAATATTTTGGGTGGCAATAGACCCAAGCGGAGGTTGCAGCCGGTCAGGTGCCTGAAGGAACCCCAGACTGAAGAGAAAAACATGAAGGAGCTAGATAAGACAAAAGACCCTTTTGAAAAGCACATTCAGAAACTAGAGCATAATATACGTACTGAAGAGATGGATTCTTCAGAACAGAAGAATGGAAAACGTTCAGATTCAGAAGGGAGATCTAAATCTGTTGTCAGGAAACACAATGAAGAGGATGCTGATGGGGCCAAAGAGGATCAGAGTTCCAGGCCGGTGTCCTCTGATTCTGAAAGAAAtgggggaaaagaggagagcagcCAGAAAGAACCTCCAGGAAAGGTTCTGGCTAAACCACGGGAGGGATGTGTGGAAAAGAAAGCCCCCTTACAGGAAGTACACAATGTAACGGCAAACAAGGAGAATGAAGTCAAAGACACCGTTGAAGAGCAGCAGGCACCATCTTCTTCATCAGCAAAATCCTTCAGCCCCCAGGCTGCTGCCCAGAACATACCTGATACCCAGCCCAAGACCCCCAAAGCTCCCTCAAAGACCAGCTCCCTGGccaaacaggcagcagagatgCTACATGACATCCAGGGACACCACTCTCCCTCAGAACATCCCAGTCACAACCAAGAAGAATCCACTAACGTTCCCAGAACTCCAGGCCGTCAGAAGAAGGGTAAAGACGGAGAAGGGACTCCCAAGCATTTGCTGCCTCCAAACACTCCAGAAGTTCCCTCCAGCAGTCCAGTCAGTGAGGCTGGCAGCGAAAACAGCATCAATATGGCTGCTCACACTCTCATGATTCTTTCTCGTGCCACCATTGCCAGGACAGGCACTCCACTAAAGGACAGCCTACGCCAGGATGGCGTAGGAGACAAAATTCCCTCAAGCTCAAAGAATTCCAAGAAACGCAAATTGACTTCTCCGACAGACACCCCACCTGCAAAAAAAGATCGGGTGAGTATGACACAAATGTTTTCCCCCAATTATTTgctttgggttagggttacctaaCCCTTCTTTGGATAAAGTCAAGTCAGTTCTTGTCTTGGGTGACGTGATGGTACAGCACAGCAACGACTCACTGCCTTTGTCTCCCCTGATCAACCCACAATGGAAGAACTAAACTATTTATTTAAATCTTCTACTGTAGTTGTCTAACAGGATTTACATTAAAGAGAACATTTACTGTGTGCCTCAAAATGGTAATGACCACCTCTGCGATATGTAATTATAGTCAAACTTTGCACACTTCCACTTCTGAGTGGGTGTGGGTAGAGAGCAAGGGCCACTAAAACAAGTCACCGTTTGGAGAAATTGGGAAAGACCTGCATTCACCTGCACTCCCCAGTGCTCGTGAGGGAATGTagacagaaaataaagtttGGGGGCTTTTTTGATGCtgtgaatcctgtctgctgaGAGTAATTCTGAATTTTGGTTTAACTCTGCAGGAAAGGAAGAAGCTCATGGATTGTTTTCCTGATGACCTGGATGTGGAAAAGTTCCTGTCCTCACTTCATTATGACGAGTGAAAGTTGACGTAGCAACAAGGAAGGACTACCTTATCATGACCTGCTTAAGTTACTCTCCGGGAATAGAACAAGCCATCTGTGAAACCAGTGCCTGTGGTTCCTTATTAGTGACCTGATGAGCTGTAAAACTCCCTTCAGCCAATGAGGGACTTTGATTTCATTGTCTTCTTTCCAGAGTATGTAATCTACGCAAATCCTGTTAGATGCAGCAAGAGAAGGACAACTTTGGCACTTTGTTTTCCTTGTTACTTTAGTATTACTATActaagactttttaaaaatcattgttTTGTGCTTGTCATGAAACAAAGTTAGTTTTTAATCAACCACATGCTGTTAAAAGCATCCGAGACTGACATGTTGGTTTGTTGGCAGTATGAAACATGCTCTTGACTAAACCTGACATGCTCATTGAAATCTAATTAAAAGATTAACTGTGAAGTTGATGACaattatatatttaatttgTGATATACACATGAAAATTGTGCATTATTCCAAATGATGTGTTATTTGTTGTAATAAAGCATTGCTCAGTGTGAGTCCCACTGTCCCAGCCTACTCAAGTGTGCTGAGGCATGAGTCAGCTCATGGATGCAAAAATAGTGACACATTTCTTCATCGTCCACTTAGAGTTTTACATTTTCTGAAAGCAACCTGCTTTTGACAGTTTTCATCCCATTCTCAGCAGAAAAACAGCTTACATATTTCGTGTATATTGAAAGAATATGAAATGAGAGGACATCTGGTAAAACAGTAAATCTGGCAGTCGCCGATTGGACCCCAAGCGCTGCTCACAGAAATACGTCATTAGcaccatttcaaaataaaagtttttctGTAACGGCTTGCGTTTTCAGAGTTAGGTATTGAGATTGAAAGACAACACCTGGGATTTTTCTCATCCTTAGCGATGCGAAGATGGGGATTGAGCTGTAGATCAACGTAACACATTTatacaggggggaaaaagactACTTCGCTCTTAATTTGACGTCATCATTTGTTTCCGGGTTAAAAGCTCAGGAAAGAGGTACGTTGTCATttaattttctcaaaacaggcATGTTTCAACTTTAAACCAGGTATATATAATACCCAAACAGCTCGACGCCTGTGAACAATGTTAGATAATTCATTAAAGTGAGGCTGttgtaatatttttttaaattatgaattTGACATAGAAAAGAGCGACGTCGTCCCGGTCTCACTTAGCATGTTGGCTAACCGGTTAGCATGTCGAAAACATCGCTTCTGCTCACCTGTCGTCTAAT is from Takifugu rubripes chromosome 11, fTakRub1.2, whole genome shotgun sequence and encodes:
- the npat gene encoding protein NPAT isoform X5 yields the protein MTSLWKKLDFTLNQIKSLQNSPVISACQRTRSRIGVANMARQRVLTVASPSTIVCSSVSETSSIVSPTNTSQGFLSHSTPLSSAAPPMRMAITPAAHQQTQDVRLNVPIISGDCVAQMVISEQRLPSSPMSPGRRKWDTPRKRAAAAGVAGAANRCSTAISGSTADPQLEEVVDENFPQLVIQNARDKMLGDRSLQEKLAENINKILASDPVPQISKPSTTTLEADQSIDEILGLEGEIHMSDDAIHDILEQTESDPAFQALYELFDPNKTKFTDAEPGDGVSYCFVEECATPSAVVKPLQSEYPGNTNMNLEAVDTTLTMVKKKAGQDRKVRKTSTSLKKTILRPSGRSSRIENSSARLLVSQGEATVTNAAEKSSKSKHSPPTDSVFVAPMDTNEPLDMPPPPPDSTAVQKSVLKDSSSTSTAISPSTTPSSIIAAAFAVPEFPPLCNSDQTLENAQTQPFKGQSEPVTVTQSHGCTNVVPVTEELNSFPAAASNLPQTATSVKEGNTQPMLSCSSSPESASSLFTSSLFTAAPDSKTVSTSVGLITTNASSVLASSAPPTCSTAPTCSKASRAAHDLPPNQLGTSKPGDDASVVSLKIIISDDKDEESSSDPALSQAVSSISGEKIPTIYLSSPDKSPGVPGTPRIFSDEVAQAVSGLQTSEGQVNPLGSMSGTLVASPLTGAQQVQQNYIIQLPLDTTVPAVQGAPASYILVTETPNTNAATRQVLLSAGVSKGPSPFSQYGVPAQASSPSYTAGSTFILPSPAKPVMLPVSVMGQNAMGPVQMVHSQFVTIQNAVPVQPPVSVSSNSPTVSVPFSTTGTEQVDTSAKPLAAENKGQQKVPAGTKHKRILCFESSGEDRPQKNTISTLPPSSNTPISQSSLQPKKDIVHVTRTRPNILGGNRPKRRLQPVRCLKEPQTEEKNMKELDKTKDPFEKHIQKLEHNIRTEEMDSSEQKNGKRSDSEGRSKSVVRKHNEEDADGAKEDQSSRPVSSDSERNGGKEESSQKEPPGKVLAKPREGCVEKKAPLQEVHNVTANKENEVKDTVEEQQAPSSSSAKSFSPQAAAQNIPDTQPKTPKAPSKTSSLAKQAAEMLHDIQGHHSPSEHPSHNQEESTNVPRTPGRQKKGKDGEGTPKHLLPPNTPEVPSSSPVSEAGSENSINMAAHTLMILSRATIARTGTPLKDSLRQDGVGDKIPSSSKNSKKRKLTSPTDTPPAKKDRERKKLMDCFPDDLDVEKFLSSLHYDE
- the npat gene encoding protein NPAT isoform X2; protein product: MLLPSDVARLVLGYLQEEGLSATSQAFVHESPNLKEYSDHTTGDGTIPACLFSIFGKGLTTILNEYVATKTKESHHEVPAVMTSLWKKLDFTLNQIKSLQNSPVISACQRTRSRIGVANMARQRVLTVASPSTIVCSSVSETSSIVSPTNTSQGFLSHSTPLSSAAPPMRMAITPAAHQQTQDVRLNVPIISGDCVAQMVISEQRLPSSPMSPGRRKWDTPRKRAAAAGVAGAANRCSTAISGSTADPQLEEVVDENFPQLVIQNARDKMLGDRSLQEKLAENINKILASDPVPQISKPSTTTLEADQSIDEILGLEGEIHMSDDAIHDILEQTESDPAFQALYELFDPNKTKFTDAEPGDGVSYCFVEECATPSAVVKPLQSNTNMNLEAVDTTLTMVKKKAGQDRKVRKTSTSLKKTILRPSGRSSRIENSSARLLVSQGEATVTNAAEKSSKSKHSPPTDSVFVAPMDTNEPLDMPPPPPDSTAVQKSVLKDSSSTSTAISPSTTPSSIIAAAFAVPEFPPLCNSDQTLENAQTQPFKGQSEPVTVTQSHGCTNVVPVTEELNSFPAAASNLPQTATSVKEGNTQPMLSCSSSPESASSLFTSSLFTAAPDSKTVSTSVGLITTNASSVLASSAPPTCSTAPTCSKASRAAHDLPPNQLGTSKPGDDASVVSLKIIISDDKDEESSSDPALSQAVSSISGEKIPTIYLSSPDKSPGVPGTPRIFSDEVAQAVSGLQTSEGQVNPLGSMSGTLVASPLTGAQQVQQNYIIQLPLDTTVPAVQGAPASYILVTETPNTNAATRQVLLSAGVSKGPSPFSQYGVPAQASSPSYTAGSTFILPSPAKPVMLPVSVMGQNAMGPVQMVHSQFVTIQNAVPVQPPVSVSSNSPTVSVPFSTTGTEQVDTSAKPLAAENKGQQKVPAGTKHKRILCFESSGEDRPQKNTISTLPPSSNTPISQSSLQPKKDIVHVTRTRPNILGGNRPKRRLQPVRCLKEPQTEEKNMKELDKTKDPFEKHIQKLEHNIRTEEMDSSEQKNGKRSDSEGRSKSVVRKHNEEDADGAKEDQSSRPVSSDSERNGGKEESSQKEPPGKVLAKPREGCVEKKAPLQEVHNVTANKENEVKDTVEEQQAPSSSSAKSFSPQAAAQNIPDTQPKTPKAPSKTSSLAKQAAEMLHDIQGHHSPSEHPSHNQEESTNVPRTPGRQKKGKDGEGTPKHLLPPNTPEVPSSSPVSEAGSENSINMAAHTLMILSRATIARTGTPLKDSLRQDGVGDKIPSSSKNSKKRKLTSPTDTPPAKKDRERKKLMDCFPDDLDVEKFLSSLHYDE
- the npat gene encoding protein NPAT isoform X1 → MLLPSDVARLVLGYLQEEGLSATSQAFVHESPNLKEYSDHTTGDGTIPACLFSIFGKGLTTILNEYVATKTKESHHEVPAVMTSLWKKLDFTLNQIKSLQNSPVISACQRTRSRIGVANMARQRVLTVASPSTIVCSSVSETSSIVSPTNTSQGFLSHSTPLSSAAPPMRMAITPAAHQQTQDVRLNVPIISGDCVAQMVISEQRLPSSPMSPGRRKWDTPRKRAAAAGVAGAANRCSTAISGSTADPQLEEVVDENFPQLVIQNARDKMLGDRSLQEKLAENINKILASDPVPQISKPSTTTLEADQSIDEILGLEGEIHMSDDAIHDILEQTESDPAFQALYELFDPNKTKFTDAEPGDGVSYCFVEECATPSAVVKPLQSEYPGNTNMNLEAVDTTLTMVKKKAGQDRKVRKTSTSLKKTILRPSGRSSRIENSSARLLVSQGEATVTNAAEKSSKSKHSPPTDSVFVAPMDTNEPLDMPPPPPDSTAVQKSVLKDSSSTSTAISPSTTPSSIIAAAFAVPEFPPLCNSDQTLENAQTQPFKGQSEPVTVTQSHGCTNVVPVTEELNSFPAAASNLPQTATSVKEGNTQPMLSCSSSPESASSLFTSSLFTAAPDSKTVSTSVGLITTNASSVLASSAPPTCSTAPTCSKASRAAHDLPPNQLGTSKPGDDASVVSLKIIISDDKDEESSSDPALSQAVSSISGEKIPTIYLSSPDKSPGVPGTPRIFSDEVAQAVSGLQTSEGQVNPLGSMSGTLVASPLTGAQQVQQNYIIQLPLDTTVPAVQGAPASYILVTETPNTNAATRQVLLSAGVSKGPSPFSQYGVPAQASSPSYTAGSTFILPSPAKPVMLPVSVMGQNAMGPVQMVHSQFVTIQNAVPVQPPVSVSSNSPTVSVPFSTTGTEQVDTSAKPLAAENKGQQKVPAGTKHKRILCFESSGEDRPQKNTISTLPPSSNTPISQSSLQPKKDIVHVTRTRPNILGGNRPKRRLQPVRCLKEPQTEEKNMKELDKTKDPFEKHIQKLEHNIRTEEMDSSEQKNGKRSDSEGRSKSVVRKHNEEDADGAKEDQSSRPVSSDSERNGGKEESSQKEPPGKVLAKPREGCVEKKAPLQEVHNVTANKENEVKDTVEEQQAPSSSSAKSFSPQAAAQNIPDTQPKTPKAPSKTSSLAKQAAEMLHDIQGHHSPSEHPSHNQEESTNVPRTPGRQKKGKDGEGTPKHLLPPNTPEVPSSSPVSEAGSENSINMAAHTLMILSRATIARTGTPLKDSLRQDGVGDKIPSSSKNSKKRKLTSPTDTPPAKKDRERKKLMDCFPDDLDVEKFLSSLHYDE
- the npat gene encoding protein NPAT isoform X3, whose amino-acid sequence is MLLPSDVARLVLGYLQEEGLSATSQAFVHESPNLKEYSDHTTGDGTIPACLFSIFGKGLTTILNEYVATKTKESHHEVPAVMTSLWKKLDFTLNQIKSLQNSPVISACQRTRSRIGVANMARQRVLTVASPSTIVCSSVSETSSIVSPTNTSQGFLSHSTPLSSAAPPMRMAITPAAHQQTQDVRLNVPIISGDCVAQMVISEQRLPSSPMSPGRRKWDTPRKRAAAAGVAGAANRCSTAISGSTADPQLEEVVDENFPQLVIQNARDKMLGDRSLQEKLAENINKILASDPVPQISKPSTTTLEADQSIDEILGLEGEIHMSDDAIHDILEQTESDPAFQALYELFDPNAEPGDGVSYCFVEECATPSAVVKPLQSEYPGNTNMNLEAVDTTLTMVKKKAGQDRKVRKTSTSLKKTILRPSGRSSRIENSSARLLVSQGEATVTNAAEKSSKSKHSPPTDSVFVAPMDTNEPLDMPPPPPDSTAVQKSVLKDSSSTSTAISPSTTPSSIIAAAFAVPEFPPLCNSDQTLENAQTQPFKGQSEPVTVTQSHGCTNVVPVTEELNSFPAAASNLPQTATSVKEGNTQPMLSCSSSPESASSLFTSSLFTAAPDSKTVSTSVGLITTNASSVLASSAPPTCSTAPTCSKASRAAHDLPPNQLGTSKPGDDASVVSLKIIISDDKDEESSSDPALSQAVSSISGEKIPTIYLSSPDKSPGVPGTPRIFSDEVAQAVSGLQTSEGQVNPLGSMSGTLVASPLTGAQQVQQNYIIQLPLDTTVPAVQGAPASYILVTETPNTNAATRQVLLSAGVSKGPSPFSQYGVPAQASSPSYTAGSTFILPSPAKPVMLPVSVMGQNAMGPVQMVHSQFVTIQNAVPVQPPVSVSSNSPTVSVPFSTTGTEQVDTSAKPLAAENKGQQKVPAGTKHKRILCFESSGEDRPQKNTISTLPPSSNTPISQSSLQPKKDIVHVTRTRPNILGGNRPKRRLQPVRCLKEPQTEEKNMKELDKTKDPFEKHIQKLEHNIRTEEMDSSEQKNGKRSDSEGRSKSVVRKHNEEDADGAKEDQSSRPVSSDSERNGGKEESSQKEPPGKVLAKPREGCVEKKAPLQEVHNVTANKENEVKDTVEEQQAPSSSSAKSFSPQAAAQNIPDTQPKTPKAPSKTSSLAKQAAEMLHDIQGHHSPSEHPSHNQEESTNVPRTPGRQKKGKDGEGTPKHLLPPNTPEVPSSSPVSEAGSENSINMAAHTLMILSRATIARTGTPLKDSLRQDGVGDKIPSSSKNSKKRKLTSPTDTPPAKKDRERKKLMDCFPDDLDVEKFLSSLHYDE
- the npat gene encoding protein NPAT isoform X4, translating into MLLPSDVARLVLGYLQEEGLSATSQAFVHESPNLKEYSDHTTGDGTIPACLFSIFGKGLTTILNEYVATKTKESHHEVPAVMTSLWKKLDFTLNQIKSLQNSPVISACQRTRSRIGVANMARQRVLTVASPSTIVCSSVSETSSIVSPTNTSQGFLSHSTPLSSAAPPMRMAITPAAHQQTQDVRLNVPIISGDCVAQMVISEQRLPSSPMSPGRRKWDTPRKRAAAAGVAGAANRCSTAISGSTADPQLEEVVDENFPQLVIQNARDKMLGDRSLQEKLAENINKILASDPVPQISKPSTTTLEADQSIDEILGLEGEIHMSDDAIHDILEQTESDPAFQALYELFDPNAEPGDGVSYCFVEECATPSAVVKPLQSNTNMNLEAVDTTLTMVKKKAGQDRKVRKTSTSLKKTILRPSGRSSRIENSSARLLVSQGEATVTNAAEKSSKSKHSPPTDSVFVAPMDTNEPLDMPPPPPDSTAVQKSVLKDSSSTSTAISPSTTPSSIIAAAFAVPEFPPLCNSDQTLENAQTQPFKGQSEPVTVTQSHGCTNVVPVTEELNSFPAAASNLPQTATSVKEGNTQPMLSCSSSPESASSLFTSSLFTAAPDSKTVSTSVGLITTNASSVLASSAPPTCSTAPTCSKASRAAHDLPPNQLGTSKPGDDASVVSLKIIISDDKDEESSSDPALSQAVSSISGEKIPTIYLSSPDKSPGVPGTPRIFSDEVAQAVSGLQTSEGQVNPLGSMSGTLVASPLTGAQQVQQNYIIQLPLDTTVPAVQGAPASYILVTETPNTNAATRQVLLSAGVSKGPSPFSQYGVPAQASSPSYTAGSTFILPSPAKPVMLPVSVMGQNAMGPVQMVHSQFVTIQNAVPVQPPVSVSSNSPTVSVPFSTTGTEQVDTSAKPLAAENKGQQKVPAGTKHKRILCFESSGEDRPQKNTISTLPPSSNTPISQSSLQPKKDIVHVTRTRPNILGGNRPKRRLQPVRCLKEPQTEEKNMKELDKTKDPFEKHIQKLEHNIRTEEMDSSEQKNGKRSDSEGRSKSVVRKHNEEDADGAKEDQSSRPVSSDSERNGGKEESSQKEPPGKVLAKPREGCVEKKAPLQEVHNVTANKENEVKDTVEEQQAPSSSSAKSFSPQAAAQNIPDTQPKTPKAPSKTSSLAKQAAEMLHDIQGHHSPSEHPSHNQEESTNVPRTPGRQKKGKDGEGTPKHLLPPNTPEVPSSSPVSEAGSENSINMAAHTLMILSRATIARTGTPLKDSLRQDGVGDKIPSSSKNSKKRKLTSPTDTPPAKKDRERKKLMDCFPDDLDVEKFLSSLHYDE